Proteins from a genomic interval of Synergistota bacterium:
- the pilM gene encoding type IV pilus assembly protein PilM, translating to MSRAWIGIDIGTSGIKFVKLKGRVLEEWGFKSIPLGVIAAGLIKDYGAVSKALSSMFERLDFKRGKVVTCIGGRDVIIRLINIPKVENRELKKFLDWEIGRNLPFSLDEAVYDSYVLRSVFDEEGEKLEILVVATKQSIVEGIYNVFKNIGIEIEAIEASLLPILRVDELVEEKESFMLIDIGAGTVDIAVLHEMRPILFRSLPTGGNAITSALSASLNLDFNKAEELKKGKSIIDLKPYIEDILADLIGEIMHCFDYIIGQFKENVVRSVYITGGVSSLKGLETFLEDQLGIPVKKINPLKGIHLKKETEEIHVFRNRLGLAIGLALRGVY from the coding sequence ATGAGTAGAGCCTGGATAGGTATCGATATAGGAACGAGTGGAATCAAATTTGTTAAGTTGAAGGGGAGGGTCCTGGAGGAATGGGGTTTTAAATCTATTCCATTAGGGGTTATTGCTGCTGGTCTTATAAAGGACTATGGTGCAGTTTCAAAGGCTTTAAGTAGTATGTTTGAAAGACTTGATTTTAAGAGAGGAAAAGTAGTGACTTGTATAGGTGGCAGGGATGTTATAATAAGGTTAATAAATATACCCAAAGTTGAAAATAGGGAACTTAAAAAATTTTTGGACTGGGAAATAGGGAGAAATTTACCCTTTAGCCTAGATGAAGCAGTTTATGATTCTTATGTTTTGCGTAGTGTTTTTGATGAAGAAGGAGAAAAGTTAGAAATATTAGTAGTTGCTACAAAGCAGTCTATTGTAGAGGGAATATACAATGTTTTCAAGAATATAGGGATTGAAATTGAGGCTATTGAAGCGAGCCTTTTGCCTATCCTCAGAGTTGATGAACTTGTTGAAGAGAAAGAAAGCTTTATGTTGATTGATATTGGTGCTGGCACAGTAGATATTGCTGTATTACATGAAATGCGTCCTATTCTATTTAGATCTTTACCAACAGGGGGTAATGCTATTACATCTGCGCTTTCAGCTTCGCTCAACCTTGATTTTAATAAAGCCGAGGAGTTAAAGAAAGGCAAGAGTATTATAGATCTTAAGCCTTATATTGAAGATATATTAGCCGATCTTATTGGTGAAATTATGCATTGCTTCGACTATATAATAGGACAATTTAAGGAGAATGTGGTACGCAGTGTTTATATAACTGGAGGTGTTAGCTCCCTAAAAGGGTTGGAAACTTTTTTAGAAGACCAATTAGGTATTCCAGTTAAAAAAATTAATCCTTTAAAGGGTATTCACTTAAAAAAAGAAACAGAAGAAATTCATGTTTTCAGGAACAGGCTTGGACTTGCTATAGGTTTAGCTTTAAGGGGGGTATATTAA
- a CDS encoding PilN domain-containing protein, with protein sequence MKEFLKFKPNLLPKEVKNLRRKKLFFSLMRISLVLAWVMSVFFALWLYYQYNYFSELVKDKEKTFNALVSQLQRENPLNAYKEAESFVKQLKSFTSELLPIYEFLLSLSSNFPDGVKLDKIESFKERELRIYGLATSPKAIAELLNVIKNMKIIQEVSLPSFEGEKGGELPFNFICKLKSWW encoded by the coding sequence ATGAAAGAGTTTTTAAAATTTAAACCTAATCTATTGCCCAAAGAGGTTAAGAATCTTAGACGAAAGAAGCTATTTTTTTCGCTAATGCGTATATCCCTTGTTCTTGCGTGGGTTATGTCTGTTTTTTTTGCTTTATGGCTTTACTACCAATATAATTATTTTAGTGAGCTTGTTAAAGATAAAGAAAAGACATTTAATGCCTTAGTTAGTCAACTTCAACGAGAAAATCCCCTCAACGCATATAAAGAGGCTGAAAGTTTTGTTAAGCAATTAAAATCATTTACTTCTGAACTTTTACCTATTTATGAATTTTTATTATCTCTTTCTTCTAACTTTCCTGATGGGGTTAAATTGGATAAGATCGAAAGTTTTAAGGAGAGGGAGTTAAGGATCTATGGTCTTGCAACATCTCCAAAGGCTATAGCTGAGCTTTTAAATGTTATTAAAAATATGAAAATAATTCAAGAGGTTTCTCTTCCTAGCTTTGAGGGGGAAAAGGGCGGTGAGTTGCCCTTTAATTTTATATGCAAATTAAAGAGCTGGTGGTAG
- a CDS encoding late competence development ComFB family protein, producing MIPEEKMPRNYMEKVVRETLVKLLKDREDVCKCDKCIADMMAYALNRLPPKYMVTDRGYIFLKLREIEAQFQVDVLEAVLDAIQVVSRRPDHSC from the coding sequence ATGATACCAGAAGAAAAAATGCCAAGAAATTATATGGAGAAAGTTGTTAGAGAAACGCTAGTTAAACTTTTAAAGGATAGAGAAGATGTGTGTAAGTGTGATAAATGTATCGCAGATATGATGGCCTATGCTTTAAATAGACTTCCTCCCAAGTATATGGTTACAGACAGAGGCTATATCTTTTTGAAGCTCAGGGAAATAGAGGCTCAGTTCCAGGTTGATGTTTTAGAAGCCGTTTTGGATGCTATTCAAGTTGTTTCAAGGAGACCGGATCACTCTTGTTAG